A genome region from Tolypothrix sp. PCC 7712 includes the following:
- the rpmH gene encoding 50S ribosomal protein L34, whose product MQRTLGGTNRKRKRTSGFRARMRTPDGRNVIRARRKKGRHRLSV is encoded by the coding sequence ATGCAGAGAACGCTAGGCGGTACTAACCGTAAGAGGAAAAGGACTTCTGGGTTTCGCGCCAGAATGCGGACACCAGATGGCAGAAATGTCATTCGCGCCAGAAGAAAAAAAGGCCGTCATCGTCTGAGTGTTTAG
- a CDS encoding PH domain-containing protein: protein MGIREEIYYEGGPHVGDLILNLLFGLTVIGIPLTVGAIVRALWLRYRITDRRVTVIGGWMGRDRTDVIYSEIVKIVKVPRAIGLWGDMVVTLRNGSRLEMRAIPNFREVYEYINERVVAKNPEYSAAAK, encoded by the coding sequence ATGGGCATTCGTGAAGAAATTTATTATGAAGGTGGCCCTCACGTTGGGGATTTAATTCTTAACCTGCTGTTTGGGCTAACTGTCATCGGCATTCCATTGACAGTTGGGGCAATTGTCAGAGCTTTATGGCTACGCTACCGCATCACCGATCGCCGAGTTACGGTGATTGGGGGTTGGATGGGACGCGATCGCACTGACGTAATCTACTCAGAAATTGTCAAAATCGTCAAAGTTCCCCGTGCTATTGGCTTGTGGGGAGATATGGTAGTAACCCTCAGAAATGGTAGCCGTCTAGAAATGCGAGCTATTCCTAATTTCCGAGAAGTTTATGAATATATTAACGAAAGAGTTGTTGCTAAAAATCCCGAATATAGCGCTGCTGCTAAGTAG
- a CDS encoding protein jag — translation MSNSPMQRGQQWLKTLLLLTGVSAEVEGNLEPAQPQGGDSEEPDNYWLTIDETNLNPEQIRTLIGSDGSVLDAIQYLANSVLNINQPQEEQASYTIELNGYRVKREAEIRALAEAASEEVRTTGREVEIKSLSSAERRQIHTFLKEFADLETFSRGKEPHRHLVVRPALEPEGIG, via the coding sequence ATGAGCAACAGTCCCATGCAGCGAGGGCAGCAATGGTTAAAAACATTGCTGCTACTTACTGGGGTATCTGCTGAGGTTGAGGGTAATTTAGAACCTGCTCAACCTCAGGGCGGCGACTCCGAAGAACCAGATAACTACTGGTTGACAATTGATGAAACGAACCTCAACCCTGAGCAAATCAGAACTTTAATTGGTAGCGATGGTTCAGTGCTAGATGCAATTCAATATCTAGCTAATTCAGTATTGAACATTAACCAACCACAAGAAGAGCAAGCTTCTTATACCATTGAGTTGAATGGCTACCGCGTCAAAAGAGAAGCTGAAATTCGCGCATTGGCAGAAGCAGCTTCCGAAGAAGTGCGAACTACAGGCAGAGAAGTAGAAATAAAATCCCTAAGTTCGGCGGAAAGGCGGCAAATTCATACATTTTTAAAGGAATTTGCGGATTTAGAAACCTTTAGTCGTGGCAAAGAACCACATCGTCATCTTGTAGTTCGCCCGGCGCTCGAGCCTGAGGGGATTGGGTAA
- the rnpA gene encoding ribonuclease P protein component, whose protein sequence is MALPKANRLKSRKDFQAVFREGIRRHGAYLTLRALKPLASKKSSLDTAPETIQLTDADATHLDSTKFGISISTKVSKRAVVRNRIKRQITGALYQLLPRLSPGWRLVVVVKPTAAERECVSQQFLQELEQLLAQAEVLNGHS, encoded by the coding sequence GTGGCTTTGCCCAAGGCGAATCGGCTAAAATCCCGAAAAGATTTCCAGGCAGTTTTCCGAGAAGGAATTCGGCGACATGGCGCTTATTTGACATTAAGGGCCTTGAAACCGTTGGCTTCCAAAAAGTCTTCTTTGGATACTGCCCCTGAGACTATACAGCTAACTGATGCTGATGCCACGCATCTAGATAGTACAAAATTTGGTATTTCCATTAGCACAAAAGTCAGCAAGCGTGCAGTAGTCCGCAACCGGATTAAGCGGCAAATAACGGGAGCTTTGTATCAGTTGTTGCCCAGATTGTCACCTGGATGGCGGTTAGTGGTAGTTGTGAAACCAACAGCAGCAGAACGAGAGTGCGTAAGCCAACAATTTCTGCAAGAATTAGAGCAGTTGTTAGCACAAGCCGAGGTACTCAATGGGCATTCGTGA
- a CDS encoding AAA family ATPase, with translation MSFREEFKLLLRARYPLIYIPTYEEERVETAIREEAANQGNRPVYTWDFVDGYQGNPNDEGFGRRNPLQALEFIEKLPASAPGVMILRDYHRFLEDVAIARKLRNLARLLKSQPKNIVILSPRIAIPDDLSEVLTVVEFPLPAAAEIQKEVERLLQVTGNLLPSKVIDDLVRSCQGLSMERIRRVLAKAIATHGELQPEDVDLVLEEKRQTIRQTQILDFYPATEQISDIGGLDNLKDWLFRRGGSFTERARQYGLPHPRGLMLVGIQGTGKSLTAKAIAHHWHLPLLRLDVGRLFGGLVGESESRTRQMIQVAEALAPCVLWIDEIDKAFSGLGSKGDAGTTSRVFGTFITWLAEKTSPVFVVSTANDIQSLPPEMLRKGRFDEIFFVGLPTQEERKAIFNVHLSRLRPHNLKSYDIDRLAYETPDFSGAEIEQTLIEAMHIGFSQNRDFTNDDILEAASQIIPLARTAVEQIQQLQEWAAAGRARLASKQTPLSDTFGKLR, from the coding sequence ATGAGCTTTCGTGAAGAGTTTAAACTACTGCTGCGCGCCCGCTATCCTTTGATTTATATTCCTACATACGAAGAAGAACGGGTAGAAACTGCGATTCGAGAAGAAGCAGCCAACCAAGGTAATCGCCCTGTATATACTTGGGATTTTGTGGATGGCTACCAGGGAAACCCCAATGATGAGGGTTTTGGGCGACGCAATCCACTGCAAGCTTTGGAATTTATTGAAAAGTTACCAGCTTCAGCACCAGGGGTAATGATTCTACGGGATTACCATCGCTTTTTAGAAGATGTGGCGATCGCGCGCAAGCTTCGCAACCTGGCGAGACTGCTAAAATCGCAACCGAAAAATATTGTCATACTGTCACCACGGATTGCGATTCCGGACGATTTAAGCGAAGTGCTAACAGTTGTGGAATTTCCATTACCAGCCGCCGCCGAAATTCAAAAAGAGGTGGAACGGTTGCTGCAAGTGACTGGTAACTTACTTCCTAGTAAAGTCATAGATGATTTGGTGCGCTCTTGCCAAGGGCTATCAATGGAGAGGATTCGCCGGGTTTTGGCAAAAGCGATCGCCACGCACGGGGAATTGCAACCAGAAGATGTGGATTTAGTTTTGGAAGAAAAGCGCCAAACTATCCGCCAAACCCAAATTTTGGATTTTTACCCCGCCACCGAGCAAATTTCTGACATTGGCGGATTGGATAACCTCAAAGACTGGCTATTCCGGCGGGGCGGTTCATTTACCGAACGAGCGCGACAGTACGGATTACCACATCCCCGTGGTCTCATGTTGGTGGGAATTCAAGGTACGGGGAAATCTTTAACAGCAAAAGCGATCGCTCATCATTGGCATTTACCTTTATTACGCTTAGATGTTGGGCGGTTGTTTGGTGGTTTGGTGGGGGAATCAGAATCCCGCACTCGTCAAATGATCCAAGTAGCCGAAGCTTTAGCGCCTTGTGTGCTGTGGATTGATGAAATAGATAAAGCCTTTTCTGGGCTTGGTAGTAAAGGAGATGCAGGAACCACTAGCAGGGTATTTGGAACATTTATTACCTGGTTAGCGGAAAAAACCTCACCTGTATTTGTCGTCTCCACCGCTAACGATATTCAGTCCTTACCACCAGAAATGTTGCGGAAAGGGCGATTTGATGAAATTTTCTTTGTCGGGTTACCAACCCAAGAAGAGAGAAAAGCAATTTTTAATGTCCATTTATCCCGACTGCGCCCCCATAACTTGAAAAGTTATGACATCGATAGGCTAGCATATGAAACACCCGATTTTTCTGGAGCAGAGATTGAGCAAACTTTAATTGAAGCGATGCATATTGGATTTAGTCAAAATCGCGACTTTACCAACGACGATATTCTAGAAGCTGCCAGTCAAATCATACCTCTGGCGCGAACTGCTGTAGAACAAATTCAGCAACTACAAGAATGGGCTGCGGCTGGACGAGCGCGATTAGCATCAAAACAAACACCTTTAAGCGATACCTTCGGTAAACTACGCTAA
- a CDS encoding YceD family protein, with translation MDAILIPQLTKAPERTEEIQVQDFLPGLDTLTPVRGVIRVQHQGNYLEVSGQAEAIITCTCNRCLQQYNQRLVVDTQEVIWLDVTANQINDLPLEREVAVEDLLETLPPDGYFYPGEWLYEQMCLELPQRQLCDLNCPGILSTAAESSQKSVDSRWAGLEALKKQLP, from the coding sequence ATGGACGCAATTTTGATTCCGCAGCTCACCAAAGCCCCGGAGCGGACAGAGGAAATTCAAGTTCAGGATTTTCTGCCTGGTTTGGACACTTTGACTCCTGTTCGTGGTGTAATTCGCGTACAGCATCAAGGTAATTACTTAGAAGTATCTGGTCAAGCAGAAGCAATTATTACTTGTACTTGTAACCGATGTTTACAGCAATACAATCAGCGTTTGGTAGTTGATACTCAGGAAGTGATTTGGTTAGACGTAACAGCTAATCAAATCAACGACTTGCCATTAGAACGAGAAGTAGCAGTTGAAGATTTGCTGGAAACTCTACCGCCTGATGGCTATTTTTATCCTGGTGAATGGTTGTATGAGCAGATGTGTTTAGAATTACCTCAGCGCCAGCTATGTGACCTCAATTGCCCTGGTATTTTGAGTACTGCGGCTGAGAGTTCGCAAAAGTCAGTTGATAGCCGTTGGGCTGGTTTAGAGGCTTTGAAAAAGCAACTTCCGTGA
- the yidC gene encoding membrane protein insertase YidC: MDFGIGFLSNNVMLPIIDFFYGIVPSYGLAIVALTLIIRFALYPLSAGSIRNMRRMRIVQPLMQKRMAEIKERYKDDPQKQQEEMVNVQKEFGNPLAGCLPLLLQMPVLLALFATLRGSPFAGVNYSVNLQVFPSEQIERIQPQAFATPPQNIYIADGEHSRITAILPGGNKLAVGEKTKIQYQTLEGKPFQVLLAEHPENNKLTPEWKVVKGEDRIKIDAEGNIEALQPGDVTIQGTIPGLAADKGFLFIDALGRVGATDPDGTIHWDIVAMVIFFGISLYVSQILSGQNSSGGNPQQDTVNKITPVIFSGMFLFFPLPAGVLMYMVIGNIFQTLQTFILSREPLPEELQKIVATQEKEAAVAEQKSLPFEPKSSKKKATN; the protein is encoded by the coding sequence ATGGATTTTGGTATCGGGTTTCTCTCGAACAACGTGATGCTGCCAATCATAGATTTTTTCTATGGGATTGTTCCTAGCTATGGATTGGCGATCGTTGCTTTAACATTGATAATCCGCTTTGCGCTCTATCCCCTGAGTGCTGGTTCCATCCGGAATATGCGGCGGATGCGGATTGTTCAGCCTCTGATGCAAAAGCGGATGGCAGAAATCAAGGAGCGTTATAAAGACGATCCGCAAAAGCAGCAAGAGGAAATGGTTAATGTCCAGAAAGAATTTGGCAATCCTCTGGCTGGCTGTTTACCACTACTGCTGCAAATGCCAGTATTGTTGGCGCTGTTTGCCACTTTGCGGGGTTCGCCCTTTGCTGGAGTCAACTACAGCGTTAACTTACAAGTCTTTCCCTCTGAACAAATCGAACGAATTCAACCCCAAGCTTTTGCCACTCCCCCGCAAAATATCTACATTGCTGATGGGGAACACAGCCGTATTACTGCTATCCTCCCTGGAGGTAATAAATTAGCGGTAGGAGAAAAAACCAAGATTCAATATCAGACCCTTGAAGGCAAACCATTTCAGGTGCTTTTGGCAGAACACCCAGAAAACAATAAATTGACTCCTGAATGGAAAGTAGTCAAAGGTGAAGACAGAATTAAAATTGACGCTGAAGGCAATATCGAAGCCTTACAGCCTGGAGATGTCACCATACAAGGTACCATCCCCGGACTAGCAGCAGATAAAGGATTTCTGTTCATTGATGCTTTAGGTAGAGTCGGTGCAACCGATCCCGACGGCACAATCCATTGGGATATTGTGGCGATGGTAATCTTCTTTGGTATCAGTCTCTACGTCAGCCAAATTCTCTCCGGGCAAAATTCTAGCGGTGGGAACCCACAGCAGGATACAGTTAACAAAATTACTCCAGTAATATTTTCTGGGATGTTTTTGTTCTTCCCCCTGCCGGCTGGGGTTTTGATGTATATGGTAATTGGGAATATCTTCCAAACTCTGCAAACCTTCATTCTCTCCCGCGAACCATTACCAGAAGAATTACAAAAAATCGTAGCAACCCAAGAAAAAGAAGCAGCAGTGGCAGAGCAAAAATCATTGCCATTTGAGCCAAAAAGTTCTAAGAAAAAGGCTACAAATTGA